One window of Peteryoungia desertarenae genomic DNA carries:
- a CDS encoding ATP-binding protein — MRQVSRKSSMESSWEFEMPHVKTERSADATPHAAALIEGLRDIGYSLETAIADIIDNSVTAGAHEVQIVTETNCDEPFVAIVDDGCGMTEDELVAAMRPGSKNPLASRSQPDLGRFGLGLKSASFSQCRRLTVVSRVRGKTVAAIWDLDDVAASNEWKISLPAHIDEIPGVEHLGSTGTLVLWQKLDRLSGGVVNNAQKRAEIINQRLAETERHLRLVFHRFMEATSRALRISLNGRGISPLDPFARKNAATICDPEEILGLPQGAVEIQSFTLPHHRQMSKVEWEDLGGPEGHLKSQGFYLYRGKRLILYGTWFGLSRQSELTKLSRVRIDIPNTMDGDWKIDVKKSSAQLPPLVRERLRKVIERIHEGSKRTYRRRGQKLVDQNRLPMWHRVQNDGQISYRPNLDHPVFSEFAATLPEHQRRRFFNCITLVGASLPIDTLHADMSGAAEQIAPDRLDEDTLEQAVRSTFTLLVSARKDVQEIKGLMREVDPFRSAWSDTERIISSIIEEAEDK, encoded by the coding sequence ATGAGGCAAGTTTCCCGTAAGAGTAGCATGGAAAGCTCTTGGGAATTCGAAATGCCGCATGTCAAGACTGAACGCTCCGCCGACGCCACACCGCATGCCGCAGCGTTGATCGAGGGTCTGAGAGACATCGGCTATTCGCTTGAAACCGCTATAGCCGATATCATCGATAACTCGGTCACAGCCGGGGCTCATGAAGTGCAAATCGTGACCGAAACGAATTGTGACGAGCCTTTCGTTGCAATAGTCGATGACGGTTGTGGGATGACCGAAGATGAGCTTGTTGCGGCGATGCGCCCCGGTAGCAAGAATCCGCTGGCCAGTCGTTCGCAGCCGGATCTCGGTCGATTTGGCCTCGGGCTGAAAAGCGCAAGCTTTTCTCAATGCAGGCGCTTGACGGTTGTTTCGCGAGTGCGAGGCAAGACCGTAGCGGCCATATGGGACCTGGACGACGTTGCTGCGAGCAACGAATGGAAGATCTCTCTCCCGGCACATATTGATGAGATCCCTGGGGTTGAGCATCTCGGCAGCACGGGTACTTTGGTGCTTTGGCAAAAACTCGATCGACTGAGCGGCGGTGTCGTTAACAACGCTCAGAAACGCGCAGAGATCATCAATCAGCGTCTGGCGGAAACGGAACGCCACTTGCGGCTGGTCTTTCATCGTTTCATGGAGGCGACGTCAAGGGCCTTGAGGATATCTCTCAATGGACGAGGAATTTCGCCTCTTGATCCGTTCGCCCGCAAAAACGCTGCGACGATTTGTGATCCCGAGGAGATACTCGGTCTGCCGCAGGGGGCGGTCGAGATACAGAGTTTCACGCTCCCTCACCACCGCCAGATGAGCAAGGTTGAGTGGGAAGATTTAGGCGGCCCCGAGGGGCACCTGAAGTCTCAGGGTTTTTATCTCTACAGAGGGAAGAGGCTTATCCTGTATGGCACTTGGTTTGGCCTGTCTCGGCAATCGGAGCTGACGAAGCTCTCGCGTGTCAGGATCGATATTCCCAACACCATGGACGGCGACTGGAAGATAGATGTCAAGAAGTCTTCGGCTCAACTTCCGCCGCTGGTGCGGGAGAGGCTCCGTAAGGTCATTGAGCGCATTCATGAGGGATCGAAGCGGACTTACAGAAGACGCGGACAAAAGCTTGTTGATCAAAACAGGCTCCCGATGTGGCATCGTGTTCAGAATGACGGACAGATAAGTTATCGCCCGAACCTCGATCACCCCGTGTTTTCGGAATTCGCCGCGACTCTGCCGGAGCACCAGCGGCGTCGCTTTTTCAATTGCATTACTCTTGTGGGCGCGTCGTTACCCATCGACACCCTCCATGCAGATATGTCGGGTGCCGCAGAGCAGATCGCGCCGGACAGGCTTGATGAAGACACGCTGGAGCAGGCTGTCAGGTCGACTTTCACGCTGCTCGTTTCCGCACGCAAGGATGTTCAGGAAATCAAAGGCTTGATGAGGGAAGTGGACCCGTTCCGCTCGGCATGGAGTGACACGGAGCGGATCATCTCAAGCATCATTGAGGAGGCCGAGGATAAATGA
- a CDS encoding DNA cytosine methyltransferase, whose product MPSTFGIVDLFAGPGGLGEGFASLETDGYAPFHLGISVEKESSAHSTLRLRSFLRAYRRKHGRLPEEYIGFHAGQHGAPDWSELDPQIFGRAAKEARCLELGTEAATDAIDQSIAALRSFDDTVLIGGPPCQAYSLVGRARSRGKEGYVPEEDHRHYLFREYIGVLDRLRPAAFVMENVKGMLSSSVESRLVFEMLMEDLASVGRGRGHVYELFAVHQDAGSASLVPVTRPSDFVVCAERFGVPQRRHRVIIIGVRSDMAAGATTARISTPTGTATVEGVIGNLTPLRSGISRSKSDAFIDWRQAVADAVDLLMTHSDDLREELSTVRHNLDAIGELERQSANLPNAYGGSNETVLQWIERPGMRVVAQHETRSHMVSDLGRYLFAAAFGRVHGFSPKAGDFPDLLRPNHRNWDSGIFNDRFRVQLAGEPSTTITSHIAKDGHYFIHPDPVQCRSLTLREAARLQTFPDDYLFLGNRTQQYVQVGNAVPPFLAKQLAELLHKALIG is encoded by the coding sequence TTGCCATCGACATTCGGAATAGTTGATCTCTTCGCCGGCCCGGGGGGCCTTGGTGAAGGCTTCGCCTCTCTCGAGACAGACGGCTATGCGCCGTTCCATCTCGGCATCTCCGTGGAAAAGGAAAGCTCCGCTCATTCCACTCTCCGTCTGCGGTCGTTCCTTCGCGCCTATCGGAGAAAGCATGGCAGGTTACCGGAGGAGTATATTGGGTTTCATGCAGGGCAGCATGGTGCGCCAGACTGGTCGGAACTTGACCCGCAGATATTCGGACGGGCGGCGAAAGAGGCGCGGTGTCTCGAACTCGGCACTGAGGCTGCGACCGATGCGATAGACCAATCAATCGCCGCGCTGCGTTCATTTGATGATACTGTTTTGATTGGTGGCCCCCCGTGTCAGGCCTATTCCTTGGTAGGCAGGGCACGTTCGCGGGGCAAGGAAGGTTACGTCCCCGAAGAGGATCATCGTCATTATCTTTTCCGGGAGTACATTGGGGTCCTCGATCGCCTGAGGCCAGCCGCCTTCGTGATGGAAAATGTGAAGGGCATGCTGTCGTCCTCGGTCGAAAGCCGATTGGTTTTCGAGATGTTGATGGAGGATCTGGCGTCGGTCGGGCGAGGCCGCGGACACGTGTACGAGCTGTTTGCCGTACACCAAGATGCGGGAAGCGCCTCCCTCGTGCCCGTAACAAGACCGTCCGACTTTGTTGTATGTGCCGAGCGGTTCGGGGTGCCTCAGCGCCGGCACCGCGTCATTATCATCGGTGTTCGCTCAGACATGGCTGCGGGTGCGACTACGGCCAGGATTTCCACACCGACTGGAACCGCTACGGTCGAGGGGGTGATTGGGAACCTGACACCGCTGAGGAGCGGAATAAGTCGCAGTAAAAGTGATGCCTTCATTGATTGGCGTCAGGCGGTGGCCGATGCCGTGGACCTTCTGATGACGCACTCAGATGATCTAAGAGAAGAGCTTTCAACCGTCCGCCATAACCTCGATGCCATCGGGGAATTGGAGAGGCAATCCGCGAACCTTCCAAACGCTTATGGAGGCTCAAACGAGACTGTTCTACAGTGGATAGAACGACCCGGAATGCGAGTTGTTGCCCAACACGAAACTCGGAGTCACATGGTCTCCGACCTTGGAAGGTATCTCTTTGCCGCAGCATTTGGCCGGGTTCACGGCTTTTCACCAAAGGCTGGCGACTTCCCGGATTTACTGCGCCCAAACCATCGGAACTGGGATAGTGGAATATTCAACGATCGTTTCAGGGTTCAGCTTGCTGGCGAGCCGTCGACCACCATCACCAGTCACATTGCGAAGGACGGACACTATTTTATTCATCCGGATCCGGTGCAATGCCGGAGCCTTACACTACGTGAAGCGGCACGTTTGCAGACTTTCCCGGATGACTACCTGTTTCTTGGTAACAGGACTCAGCAATATGTGCAGGTAGGGAACGCCGTCCCTCCGTTTCTTGCTAAGCAACTCGCCGAGCTTTTGCATAAGGCGTTGATAGGATGA
- a CDS encoding very short patch repair endonuclease, whose protein sequence is MTDVVDKEKRSQMMAAIKGKNTKPEMSLRTELHRLGFRYRLHSKLMIGQPDLVFPRFRAAVFVHGCFWHRHPKCRHATTPKTRESFWFNKFQSNINRDGVVRKRLLAEGWRIAVVWECALRRKGSAQIAASQLAKWLESDVPELEIGDT, encoded by the coding sequence ATGACCGACGTTGTAGACAAGGAAAAGCGCTCGCAGATGATGGCGGCGATTAAGGGCAAGAACACCAAGCCCGAGATGAGTCTGAGGACCGAGCTGCATCGATTGGGCTTCCGCTACCGGCTCCATTCCAAGCTGATGATTGGACAACCAGATCTTGTCTTTCCACGGTTCAGGGCTGCCGTTTTCGTGCACGGATGTTTCTGGCATAGGCATCCGAAGTGCCGCCACGCAACCACCCCGAAGACTCGCGAAAGTTTTTGGTTCAACAAGTTTCAATCAAACATCAATCGAGATGGTGTTGTGCGCAAGCGCCTGCTCGCAGAAGGCTGGCGTATTGCTGTCGTATGGGAATGTGCCTTGCGGCGTAAAGGATCAGCACAGATTGCGGCTTCCCAACTCGCCAAGTGGCTCGAATCAGATGTTCCCGAACTCGAAATCGGTGACACCTAG
- a CDS encoding ATP-binding protein, protein MEQVTDRLTRFFLRRIRRQAVLDLYHWAAIAGLLDETAIAGDPCLGTTWRATPELVALLQSSRLDEQVLLSKRLRSMPVSEHEQAADHGSEPWAVEPKTKRSPSPSKSTSSSPSSTRSATEPSAGQQMMNKTGGIRVQQQALARLRAFLPPPKSSEVAIALMIARAVGSSVRDRDKLRRVLHRPAPLIVLKVPVPGFERHCGRVLEDGLIMPFRLKIKDLVRFGGIADDLGSRRDEKSRRDILVLAGKQIPSIGERSLSRMLSDAVQGQPATAVLVIDQTDGELPDIVLRSADLVLEGPHLDQTLMAELLQICCGIVPKHALAEMNKQRLTLVDLHLDDVVLVARPGKSLAEIISAFKAIVERAEAENADGESGKNAKSARSGDKSHGRDKEKAGDKNRDKAVPPVTDMVDVIMPEPQQQAETETAQPTVAGADINANARSDAETGTGIDPNTPKDAEQLASTDNEPSDQTPDQSQSQQAEKRVDEAPTSAASRAIAKRGVRPLRVETLHGYGEATNWATDLKSDLRLWRDGALDWSELSTRLLLSGPPGTGKTTFARALCNSLQVPLLATSVARWLEASYLGDVLQAMAGVFKLASERKPAILFIDEIDNIGSRMGGGSGRSGKHDDYWSSVVNRLLELLDGAAKTEGVIIVAATNLPGKIDPALLRSGRLERHIEIPKPDLKALTGILAHHLGTDLAKVIETAPVKMDDIPDWGGRPGEESAVDLESDHDQSGDLNVRPDLDPDKGLDSNKRYCAQVNDGAGSRSFDNSGRSQQRDGDDATENVETGALTTLNRKETTA, encoded by the coding sequence ATGGAACAGGTCACAGATCGTCTCACCCGTTTCTTCCTTCGGCGCATCCGCCGCCAGGCGGTGCTCGATCTCTATCACTGGGCCGCCATTGCTGGTCTTCTCGACGAAACGGCAATTGCAGGTGACCCATGCTTGGGTACGACCTGGCGAGCAACGCCGGAGCTTGTCGCACTGCTTCAATCGTCTCGCCTGGATGAGCAGGTGCTGCTGTCCAAGCGTCTGCGGTCAATGCCCGTGTCCGAGCATGAGCAGGCGGCGGATCACGGATCGGAGCCTTGGGCTGTCGAGCCGAAGACGAAACGCTCGCCGTCGCCGTCAAAGTCAACATCATCCTCGCCATCGTCAACTCGCTCGGCGACGGAGCCGTCTGCGGGACAACAGATGATGAACAAGACTGGTGGAATTAGAGTTCAGCAGCAGGCACTGGCACGTCTTCGCGCGTTTCTGCCACCGCCGAAATCCTCGGAAGTCGCGATTGCATTGATGATTGCCCGTGCCGTCGGCTCGAGCGTCAGGGATCGGGACAAACTGCGGCGCGTTTTGCATCGGCCGGCTCCCCTCATCGTGCTCAAGGTGCCTGTCCCGGGGTTCGAGCGTCATTGCGGTCGTGTTCTGGAGGACGGGCTGATCATGCCGTTCAGACTGAAGATCAAGGATCTCGTCCGCTTTGGCGGCATTGCCGATGATCTTGGATCCCGCCGCGATGAAAAATCCCGGCGTGATATCCTGGTCCTTGCAGGCAAGCAGATCCCCTCGATCGGCGAGCGGTCTCTCAGCCGAATGCTGAGCGACGCCGTCCAGGGACAACCCGCTACGGCCGTTCTTGTCATTGATCAGACAGATGGCGAACTGCCGGATATCGTATTGCGCTCCGCTGACCTTGTGCTGGAGGGTCCTCATCTTGACCAAACGCTGATGGCCGAGCTTTTGCAGATATGTTGCGGCATCGTGCCGAAGCACGCGCTTGCCGAGATGAACAAGCAGCGCCTGACGCTTGTCGATCTGCATCTCGACGACGTGGTCCTGGTCGCCAGGCCCGGAAAGTCGCTTGCGGAAATTATTTCCGCATTCAAAGCGATTGTCGAACGGGCGGAGGCCGAAAATGCTGACGGCGAAAGCGGCAAGAACGCCAAGAGTGCCCGCAGCGGTGACAAGAGCCATGGCCGCGACAAAGAGAAAGCGGGAGACAAGAACAGGGACAAGGCCGTGCCACCGGTAACGGACATGGTCGATGTGATCATGCCGGAACCACAGCAGCAGGCCGAAACAGAAACGGCACAGCCGACTGTGGCCGGAGCCGATATCAATGCCAATGCCAGAAGCGACGCTGAAACCGGAACCGGGATTGATCCCAACACTCCGAAGGATGCCGAGCAACTGGCATCAACGGACAATGAGCCTTCTGACCAGACACCAGATCAGAGCCAGTCGCAACAGGCTGAAAAGCGAGTCGACGAAGCTCCGACCAGTGCGGCAAGCCGTGCCATCGCAAAGCGCGGTGTCAGGCCTCTCCGGGTCGAAACGCTTCACGGCTACGGCGAGGCGACGAACTGGGCCACGGATCTCAAATCCGACCTCCGGCTCTGGAGAGATGGGGCGCTTGACTGGAGCGAGCTCAGCACGCGTCTGCTGCTCTCTGGACCGCCCGGCACAGGAAAGACGACGTTTGCGAGGGCGCTGTGCAATTCTCTGCAAGTGCCGCTGCTCGCTACCTCGGTCGCGCGCTGGCTCGAAGCGTCCTATCTTGGCGACGTGCTGCAGGCGATGGCTGGGGTCTTCAAGCTCGCAAGCGAACGCAAACCCGCCATTCTCTTTATCGATGAGATCGACAACATTGGCTCGCGTATGGGAGGCGGTTCGGGCCGTAGCGGGAAGCACGACGATTACTGGTCGTCTGTGGTCAATCGCCTGCTCGAACTCCTCGATGGTGCCGCAAAAACTGAGGGCGTCATCATCGTTGCCGCGACAAATCTCCCCGGCAAGATCGATCCTGCACTTCTGCGCTCGGGACGGCTTGAACGTCATATCGAGATTCCGAAACCGGATCTGAAAGCCTTGACCGGGATCCTGGCGCATCATCTCGGGACAGATCTCGCGAAGGTCATCGAGACGGCTCCGGTTAAAATGGACGACATTCCGGATTGGGGCGGGCGTCCCGGCGAGGAGTCAGCCGTGGACCTGGAATCGGACCATGACCAGAGCGGGGACCTCAATGTGCGTCCGGACCTCGATCCGGACAAGGGCCTCGACAGCAACAAACGGTACTGCGCGCAGGTGAACGACGGAGCAGGCAGCCGAAGCTTCGATAACTCTGGCAGATCGCAACAACGGGACGGCGATGACGCGACTGAGAATGTTGAAACCGGCGCACTGACGACTTTGAACAGGAAGGAGACCACGGCATGA